The Parabacteroides sp. AD58 genome includes a window with the following:
- a CDS encoding bifunctional adenosylcobinamide kinase/adenosylcobinamide-phosphate guanylyltransferase yields the protein MEKRIILITGGQRSGKSDYAQQRALSLTPHPVYLATSRIWDEEFRQRVLRHQANRGPEWTNVEEEKYLSRHALEGRVIVIDCVTLWCTNFFFDNNSQVSQSLDEIKKEFDAFTNQNACFLFVTNELGMGGVSVDETQRKFTDLQGWVNQYIASQADEVVLMVSGIPVAIKK from the coding sequence ATGGAAAAACGAATCATCCTGATCACCGGCGGACAAAGATCCGGAAAAAGTGATTATGCCCAGCAACGTGCCCTGAGCCTGACTCCCCATCCGGTTTATCTGGCAACATCCCGCATCTGGGATGAAGAATTCCGCCAGCGTGTGTTGCGCCACCAGGCAAACAGAGGACCGGAATGGACCAATGTGGAAGAAGAAAAATACCTGAGCCGCCATGCTTTGGAAGGCAGAGTCATCGTGATCGACTGCGTGACTTTATGGTGTACCAATTTCTTCTTCGACAACAACAGCCAGGTCAGCCAGTCGCTGGATGAAATCAAAAAGGAATTCGACGCCTTTACTAATCAGAATGCCTGTTTCCTGTTTGTCACCAACGAATTAGGAATGGGTGGCGTCTCTGTGGATGAAACGCAGCGTAAGTTTACCGACCTGCAAGGCTGGGTAAACCAATACATTGCATCCCAGGCAGATGAAGTTGTATTAATGGTCAGCGGTATTCCCGTTGCAATAAAAAAATAA
- a CDS encoding S4 domain-containing protein produces MEEIRLNKLMSDSGLCSRREADKFIEMGRVTVNGKQPQIGQKVTENDEVLVDGEPIRVGKYTSSGTIRAATRKIENLVMGPKENRPKGSRSGKPVNRTSGPTSAASGNEGNGGRREHYAKYNKYAAARHAAKERETQGGKPQVDKDKALREALQPKFGKSLSRSAVAQRMAASPKSASLRKTSRNNPVNKAKRIAKRKGEA; encoded by the coding sequence ATGGAAGAAATCAGATTAAATAAATTAATGAGTGATTCCGGCCTATGTTCTCGCCGCGAAGCCGACAAGTTTATTGAGATGGGGCGCGTAACTGTCAATGGCAAGCAGCCTCAGATCGGACAAAAAGTAACGGAAAACGACGAAGTCCTGGTTGACGGCGAACCGATCCGAGTAGGGAAATATACCAGCTCCGGAACGATTCGGGCAGCCACCCGCAAAATAGAAAACTTAGTAATGGGACCGAAAGAGAACCGTCCAAAAGGCAGCCGTTCCGGGAAACCGGTGAACCGTACTTCCGGACCAACAAGCGCAGCAAGTGGAAATGAAGGCAATGGCGGCCGACGCGAACATTATGCGAAATACAACAAATACGCCGCTGCCCGTCACGCCGCCAAAGAGCGGGAAACACAGGGAGGCAAGCCGCAGGTCGATAAAGACAAGGCCCTGCGCGAGGCGTTACAGCCCAAGTTCGGAAAGTCGCTGAGCCGCTCGGCCGTGGCCCAACGGATGGCAGCCTCACCCAAATCAGCCAGCTTGCGAAAGACAAGTCGCAACAATCCGGTCAATAAAGCCAAACGAATCGCCAAAAGAAAAGGAGAAGCCTGA
- the cbiB gene encoding adenosylcobinamide-phosphate synthase CbiB has protein sequence MLFIDTHYLLHKTTPFLFGWLGDRLLGDPQGWPHPIVWFGKAIACGEKHLNQGKDRILKGGLMAVSLILGIYCLTYGILYFADVIHPVISGILTAVGVFFCLAGKTLITEVKAVFEAVDRSVEEGRMQVGRIVGRDTAHLSPQEIRAAALETLAENLSDGVIAPMFWFLILGLPGMMAYKMVNTLDSMIGYKNDRYLEFGRIAARIDDIANYIPARLTAFLMLLVAGQLNQRDFVFKYGRAHASPNSGYPEAALAAILDCQFGGTHDYFGQPVVKPYIGTNARSFTTDDMRQAVRINSQAELVMGICVSLISAIV, from the coding sequence ATGCTTTTTATTGACACGCATTATTTGCTGCATAAAACGACGCCCTTCCTGTTCGGCTGGTTGGGTGACCGTTTGTTGGGCGACCCGCAAGGATGGCCGCATCCTATCGTCTGGTTCGGTAAAGCCATTGCCTGTGGCGAGAAACATCTCAACCAAGGTAAAGACCGGATTCTGAAAGGCGGTCTGATGGCCGTCTCACTGATCCTCGGTATTTACTGTCTGACTTATGGCATTCTCTATTTTGCGGATGTAATTCACCCGGTAATCTCCGGAATTTTAACCGCAGTCGGTGTTTTCTTCTGCCTGGCCGGAAAAACATTAATCACTGAGGTAAAAGCCGTTTTCGAAGCGGTAGACAGAAGCGTTGAAGAAGGCAGAATGCAGGTTGGCCGTATCGTCGGACGGGATACCGCTCACCTTTCTCCGCAGGAAATTCGGGCAGCGGCCCTCGAAACATTGGCTGAGAACCTGAGTGATGGCGTGATTGCTCCGATGTTCTGGTTCCTGATACTGGGATTACCTGGAATGATGGCCTACAAAATGGTGAACACATTGGATTCGATGATCGGATACAAAAATGACAGATACCTGGAATTCGGAAGAATAGCTGCCCGGATAGACGACATAGCCAATTATATTCCGGCCCGACTGACAGCATTTCTCATGTTGCTGGTCGCCGGTCAGTTGAACCAGCGTGATTTTGTATTTAAATATGGTCGTGCACACGCCAGTCCAAACTCCGGTTATCCCGAAGCGGCTTTAGCTGCTATTCTGGACTGTCAGTTCGGTGGTACGCACGACTACTTCGGACAGCCGGTTGTAAAGCCTTATATCGGCACCAACGCCCGCAGCTTTACGACCGATGATATGCGCCAGGCCGTCCGGATAAACAGCCAGGCCGAACTGGTCATGGGTATTTGTGTAAGCTTAATTTCTGCAATCGTATAA
- a CDS encoding SPOR domain-containing protein, whose product MLRIVEHIDKLLQEHDCVIVPEWGGFVVQTIPVRYQADTYLFEPSHKEIVFNETLQHNDGLLVESYMRSEQVDYKQARQLVAEDVSVLRQELQEKGVCSLGELGTISLGEEKQLIFEAADAEWLNQPMFGLASFVFEPLSIRFPASSASEVKPKDKEVYYIPVSRRFLHAVVASVAVIVLLLSISTPVKDVNRAAYSASFVPTEIIPSSTWKAQEAPAATVPVQTEAVVEKKAEQPKVVVTEEKRAEKKAVAELPKVKETPKAEVKENKSVSQKYYYVVIASFPTASQADTYLKDVDRKLCRHSDVVLNSKKYRVYADRFTERKAAESFMENLRKDKRYKDAWLFVGK is encoded by the coding sequence ATGCTTAGAATCGTTGAACATATTGACAAGCTTTTGCAGGAGCATGATTGCGTGATTGTTCCGGAATGGGGCGGCTTTGTCGTACAGACAATACCGGTACGGTATCAGGCTGATACCTATTTGTTTGAGCCGTCTCATAAGGAAATTGTATTTAATGAGACCTTGCAGCATAATGACGGTTTGCTGGTCGAATCGTATATGCGGAGTGAGCAGGTCGATTATAAACAAGCCCGCCAGCTGGTAGCAGAAGATGTGTCTGTTCTTCGTCAGGAATTGCAGGAAAAAGGAGTTTGTTCGCTGGGCGAGTTAGGTACGATTTCCTTAGGTGAAGAGAAGCAACTTATATTTGAGGCTGCAGATGCCGAATGGCTGAACCAGCCGATGTTCGGACTCGCTTCTTTTGTTTTCGAACCACTGAGTATCCGCTTCCCGGCTTCTTCAGCTTCGGAAGTTAAGCCGAAAGACAAGGAAGTATATTATATTCCTGTCAGCCGCCGCTTCTTACATGCTGTTGTGGCTTCGGTGGCTGTTATTGTTTTATTGCTGTCGATCTCTACACCGGTAAAAGATGTGAACCGGGCGGCTTATTCAGCCAGTTTCGTTCCAACAGAAATAATCCCGTCTTCCACATGGAAAGCGCAGGAAGCCCCTGCGGCTACTGTTCCGGTACAGACAGAAGCTGTTGTAGAGAAGAAAGCTGAACAACCGAAGGTGGTAGTGACAGAAGAGAAGAGGGCAGAAAAGAAAGCAGTTGCCGAGCTTCCAAAAGTAAAGGAAACCCCAAAAGCTGAAGTAAAAGAAAACAAATCTGTTTCTCAGAAATATTATTATGTGGTGATAGCCAGTTTCCCGACAGCCAGTCAGGCCGATACCTATTTGAAAGATGTCGACCGGAAGCTTTGCCGCCATTCAGATGTGGTGTTGAACAGCAAGAAGTACAGAGTCTACGCCGATCGTTTCACCGAGCGGAAAGCGGCTGAATCGTTTATGGAAAATCTCCGGAAAGACAAACGCTACAAAGATGCTTGGTTGTTTGTCGGTAAATAA
- the murB gene encoding UDP-N-acetylmuramate dehydrogenase, whose translation MRIEQNFSLEKYNTFHLPAKTRWFLEYENEDDLQKVLHDEYFQECLSLHIGKGSNLLFINDYNGIILHSAIRGMEVVREDESFVWLRVGAAEIWDEVVAYAVSKGWGGIENLSLIPGETGAAAVQNIGAYGMEIKDAIETVEAWNQLTFEKHVFKADECGYGYRTSRFKDPHQDPHFVTYVTLKLRKQPDFKLEYGALQDVLKGKEITLQAVRDAVIAIRQAKLPDPEVLGNAGSFFMNPVIDTAHFEKLRQQYPDIPSYPAPDGKIKVPAGWLIEQCGFKGKKHGEVGVYEKQALVLVNLGNATGDEIALMAESIRSAVKDRFGIELMPEVKYVA comes from the coding sequence ATGAGAATCGAACAGAATTTCTCGCTGGAGAAGTATAATACGTTCCATCTGCCTGCAAAAACCCGCTGGTTCTTGGAATATGAAAATGAAGATGATCTGCAGAAGGTTCTGCATGACGAGTATTTTCAGGAATGTCTTTCATTGCATATTGGTAAAGGTAGCAACTTGTTGTTCATCAACGATTATAATGGAATTATCCTGCATTCGGCTATCCGCGGCATGGAAGTGGTACGTGAAGACGAGTCTTTTGTCTGGCTTCGGGTCGGAGCTGCTGAGATTTGGGACGAGGTTGTTGCTTATGCCGTATCAAAAGGCTGGGGAGGAATCGAGAATCTTTCGTTGATACCCGGCGAAACGGGAGCGGCGGCCGTTCAGAATATCGGAGCATACGGTATGGAAATCAAGGATGCGATCGAAACGGTAGAGGCATGGAACCAGCTGACATTCGAAAAGCATGTCTTTAAAGCGGACGAATGTGGATATGGGTACCGGACCAGCCGTTTTAAAGATCCGCATCAGGACCCGCATTTTGTGACTTACGTAACACTGAAGTTGCGTAAACAGCCAGATTTCAAATTGGAGTATGGAGCGTTGCAGGATGTCCTGAAAGGTAAGGAGATAACCTTGCAGGCCGTGCGGGATGCAGTTATAGCCATCCGGCAAGCGAAATTACCGGATCCGGAAGTGTTGGGTAATGCAGGAAGTTTCTTCATGAATCCCGTGATCGACACAGCGCATTTTGAGAAACTCCGTCAGCAATATCCGGACATTCCTTCTTATCCGGCGCCTGATGGCAAGATAAAAGTACCGGCCGGGTGGCTGATAGAACAGTGTGGCTTCAAAGGAAAGAAGCATGGCGAAGTTGGAGTTTACGAGAAACAGGCTTTGGTTCTCGTGAATTTAGGAAATGCAACCGGTGATGAAATCGCCCTGATGGCTGAAAGCATTCGGTCAGCCGTAAAGGATCGTTTTGGAATCGAACTGATGCCTGAAGTTAAATACGTAGCATAA
- a CDS encoding MBL fold metallo-hydrolase, whose amino-acid sequence MKIIFLGTGTSTGVPEIGCQCEVCTSQDKRDWRLRSSAVIETEGKRILIDCGPDFRWQVITNRIYRLDAVLITHEHYDHVGGLDDLRPFCRYGEVNVYAEENVAYAIKTRIPYVFAEHKYPGVPNIEMHAITLEPFTAAGIEIIPIRLMHGRLPIVGYRIGRMAYLTDLKVIPESEFSKLEGLDLLVINALRLDSKHPTHAGLEEALAYIERIQPKEAYLIHESHKIGLHAQVEKMLPPHVHLAYDNLQVEF is encoded by the coding sequence ATGAAAATAATCTTTCTGGGAACCGGAACTTCTACGGGAGTTCCGGAGATAGGATGCCAGTGCGAAGTCTGTACCAGTCAGGATAAGCGGGACTGGCGCTTGCGTTCTTCGGCTGTCATTGAAACGGAGGGAAAGCGGATTCTGATTGATTGTGGACCCGATTTCCGCTGGCAGGTCATTACAAACCGGATTTACCGGCTGGATGCTGTCTTGATTACGCACGAACATTATGACCATGTGGGCGGACTGGATGACTTGCGTCCGTTCTGCCGCTATGGAGAAGTCAATGTCTATGCCGAAGAGAATGTGGCTTATGCCATAAAGACACGTATACCGTATGTCTTTGCCGAGCATAAATATCCGGGAGTCCCGAATATTGAGATGCATGCGATTACGCTCGAACCCTTTACCGCGGCAGGAATAGAAATCATACCTATCCGTCTGATGCATGGCCGCTTGCCGATTGTAGGCTATCGGATCGGACGTATGGCTTATCTGACAGATCTCAAAGTGATTCCTGAATCCGAATTCAGCAAGTTGGAAGGATTGGATCTGTTGGTAATCAATGCCCTGCGTTTGGACAGTAAGCATCCGACGCATGCCGGCCTGGAAGAGGCGCTGGCCTATATCGAACGCATCCAGCCGAAAGAAGCCTATCTGATTCATGAGTCGCATAAAATAGGGCTGCATGCGCAGGTTGAAAAGATGCTGCCTCCGCATGTTCATCTGGCATACGATAATCTGCAAGTCGAATTTTAA
- the nth gene encoding endonuclease III: MRKEERYKGVLGWFQANVPVAETELHYSNPYELLVAVILSAQCTDKRVNMITPALFEAFPTPEVMAVSSPEVVYEYIKSVSYPNNKAKHLVGMAKMLVEEFKGVVPSDIKELQKLPGVGRKTANVIASVVYDKPAMAVDTHVFRVSNRIGLTVNSKTPLETEKELTKHIPKSLIPIAHHWLILHGRYVCTARNPKCESCGLKPWCNYFIHQK; the protein is encoded by the coding sequence GCTGAAACCGAACTTCATTATTCTAATCCGTATGAATTGCTCGTTGCTGTCATTTTATCTGCTCAATGTACTGACAAAAGGGTAAATATGATTACACCGGCTTTATTTGAAGCCTTTCCTACTCCAGAAGTGATGGCTGTGTCATCTCCGGAAGTGGTTTATGAATATATCAAAAGTGTTTCTTACCCGAACAACAAGGCCAAACATCTGGTGGGCATGGCTAAAATGCTTGTCGAAGAATTCAAAGGTGTAGTGCCTTCTGACATCAAAGAGTTACAGAAGCTGCCGGGTGTCGGGAGAAAAACGGCCAATGTCATTGCTTCTGTCGTGTACGATAAACCAGCCATGGCCGTTGATACCCATGTTTTCCGGGTCTCCAACCGAATTGGCCTGACGGTAAATAGCAAGACTCCGCTTGAAACCGAAAAGGAACTGACCAAACATATCCCCAAAAGCCTGATACCAATTGCCCATCACTGGCTGATTCTACACGGAAGATATGTCTGTACGGCACGAAATCCGAAATGCGAATCGTGTGGTCTTAAACCCTGGTGTAATTATTTTATTCATCAGAAATGA